In a single window of the Rhizobium rhizogenes genome:
- the traG gene encoding Ti-type conjugative transfer system protein TraG has translation MTINRIALVVGPAALMILVVIGMTGIEQWISGFGKTEAARLAWGRAGIALPYVASAAIGIVFLFASAGAISIKQAGWGVVAGCSGTILIAATRETIRLAAFTKTLPTGKTVFAYLDPATSIGVGAAFMCACFALRVAFIGNAAFARAEPKRIQGKRALHGEADWMKPPEAAKLFSDSGGIVIGERYRVDKDSVAALAFRADSAETWGAGGKSPLLCFDGSFGSSHGIVFAGSGGFKTTSVTIPTALKWGGTLIVLDPSNEVAPMVSAHRGGAGRDVFVLDPRKSDMGFNVLDWVGRFGGTKEEDIASVASWIMSDSGGARGVRDDFFRASALQLLTALIADVCLSGHMDEKDQTLRRVRMNLSEPEPTLRKRLQDIYDNSGSDFVKENVAAFVNMTPETFSGVYANAVKETHWLSYPNYAALVSGRKFSTSDIAAGNTDVFINIDLKTLETHSGLARVVIGSLLNAIYNRDGKLEGRALFLLDEVARLGYMRILETARDAGRKYGITLTMIYQSIGQMRETYGGRDAASKWFESASWISFAAINDPETADYISKRCGMTTVEIDQVSRSSQARGSSRTRSKQLAARPLIQPHEVLRMRADEQIVFTAGNAPLRCGRAIWFRRNDMRACVGENRFHSMGGREKEGSNSASAVNAYETKPAVTSAAEEE, from the coding sequence ATGACGATCAATAGGATTGCGCTCGTCGTCGGGCCGGCGGCGCTGATGATCCTGGTCGTCATCGGGATGACGGGGATCGAGCAGTGGATTTCCGGCTTCGGGAAGACCGAGGCCGCACGCTTGGCATGGGGGCGTGCGGGCATCGCGCTGCCCTATGTCGCCAGCGCGGCGATCGGTATCGTGTTCTTGTTCGCAAGTGCCGGCGCGATCAGCATCAAGCAGGCAGGCTGGGGCGTCGTTGCGGGATGCAGTGGAACGATCCTGATCGCGGCTACCCGCGAAACCATACGCCTTGCCGCTTTCACGAAGACGCTGCCAACCGGCAAGACGGTCTTCGCCTATCTCGATCCGGCAACGTCGATTGGAGTAGGCGCAGCGTTCATGTGTGCCTGCTTCGCACTCCGCGTTGCGTTCATCGGCAATGCGGCATTCGCAAGGGCCGAGCCAAAGCGCATTCAGGGCAAGAGGGCACTGCATGGCGAAGCCGACTGGATGAAGCCGCCAGAGGCGGCGAAGCTGTTTTCCGATTCCGGCGGCATCGTCATCGGCGAGCGCTATCGGGTCGACAAGGACAGCGTCGCGGCATTGGCATTTCGAGCCGATAGCGCGGAGACCTGGGGCGCCGGCGGCAAGTCGCCGTTGCTGTGCTTCGATGGCTCATTCGGCTCGTCGCACGGGATCGTCTTTGCGGGGTCCGGTGGTTTCAAGACGACGTCGGTGACCATCCCGACGGCACTCAAATGGGGCGGCACGCTGATCGTGCTCGATCCGTCGAACGAGGTCGCCCCGATGGTCTCCGCGCATCGCGGCGGAGCGGGAAGGGACGTGTTCGTCCTCGACCCGAGGAAGTCGGACATGGGCTTCAACGTGCTGGACTGGGTCGGCCGTTTCGGCGGAACGAAGGAAGAGGATATTGCCTCTGTCGCATCGTGGATCATGAGCGACAGCGGCGGCGCGCGCGGTGTCCGTGACGACTTCTTTCGCGCGTCAGCCCTGCAGTTGCTCACCGCGCTCATCGCCGATGTCTGCCTGTCCGGTCACATGGACGAGAAGGACCAGACGCTTCGCCGGGTGCGCATGAACCTGTCGGAGCCGGAACCGACCTTGCGCAAGCGCCTGCAGGACATCTACGACAATTCGGGTTCGGATTTCGTGAAGGAGAACGTCGCTGCCTTCGTCAATATGACGCCGGAAACCTTCTCCGGCGTCTATGCCAATGCGGTCAAGGAAACGCATTGGCTTTCCTATCCGAATTATGCCGCCCTGGTGTCCGGACGGAAATTCTCGACCAGCGACATCGCCGCGGGAAATACCGACGTCTTCATCAACATCGACCTCAAGACGTTGGAGACTCATTCCGGTCTTGCGCGTGTCGTCATCGGCTCGCTTCTCAACGCGATCTATAATCGCGACGGAAAGCTTGAAGGGCGCGCGCTGTTTCTTCTCGATGAGGTCGCCCGCCTCGGTTACATGCGGATCCTCGAGACTGCGCGCGACGCCGGCCGCAAATACGGAATCACGCTGACGATGATCTATCAGTCGATCGGCCAGATGCGCGAAACCTATGGCGGCCGCGACGCGGCAAGCAAGTGGTTCGAGAGTGCCAGCTGGATCTCGTTCGCCGCAATTAACGATCCCGAGACCGCCGACTACATCTCGAAACGTTGCGGCATGACCACGGTCGAGATCGACCAGGTCAGCCGCAGTTCCCAGGCAAGGGGATCATCGCGAACACGCTCGAAGCAGCTTGCCGCCAGACCGCTTATCCAGCCGCATGAGGTTCTGCGCATGCGGGCCGACGAGCAGATCGTGTTCACGGCCGGCAATGCACCGCTCAGATGCGGGCGCGCCATCTGGTTCCGGCGCAACGATATGAGAGCCTGCGTCGGCGAGAACCGGTTTCATTCGATGGGCGGAAGGGAGAAGGAAGGTTCGAATTCGGCGTCTGCGGTAAACGCCTATGAAACCAAACCGGCTGTAACCTCTGCCGCCGAAGAGGAATGA
- a CDS encoding substrate-binding domain-containing protein — translation MLGFAKQKQYALLLGAALLLGHSARAQDIDLMNGVVARPGDKDTIPAEKFKKASPWKIGMSHFGVNANTWAAQMAAESQAAAKSDPRISQFVLLDANLSQAKQIADIDELIAQKVDAIIVTPVSPTSADAGIEKAVNAGIPVIVHTGLTKTDKFTVDIQGGGENFGKVSGEFLVKELGGKGNIWVLRGLPTHPEDINRYKGLLEAIKGTDIKIVAEDAGLWSYDYGHKVCETFYLENPKVDGIWSSGADMSRACMDVFQQYGAKVPPITGEVNNGFLQKWIDSGVDAIATEYGPEQGAAAVRAAVALLDGKAIHKRYVYEPDGWDIQKAKANYRADLSEKFWMPSSLTDTDLKALYGK, via the coding sequence GTGCTTGGGTTCGCAAAACAAAAACAATATGCTCTCCTCTTGGGAGCAGCACTCCTCCTTGGCCACAGCGCAAGAGCGCAAGACATAGACTTGATGAACGGGGTGGTAGCCCGCCCTGGTGACAAGGACACAATACCCGCAGAAAAATTCAAGAAGGCGAGCCCCTGGAAAATCGGGATGAGCCACTTTGGCGTCAACGCCAACACATGGGCTGCCCAAATGGCCGCTGAATCGCAAGCCGCTGCCAAGAGTGATCCGCGCATTTCTCAGTTCGTGCTGCTCGACGCCAATCTCAGCCAGGCCAAGCAGATCGCCGATATCGATGAGCTGATCGCCCAGAAGGTCGATGCCATCATCGTGACACCGGTCTCTCCGACCTCCGCAGATGCTGGTATCGAAAAAGCGGTCAATGCCGGCATTCCCGTCATCGTCCATACGGGCCTTACCAAAACCGACAAATTCACCGTCGATATTCAAGGCGGCGGCGAGAACTTCGGAAAGGTCTCGGGAGAGTTCCTGGTCAAGGAACTCGGAGGCAAGGGCAATATCTGGGTCCTGCGCGGACTGCCGACTCATCCCGAAGACATCAACCGCTACAAGGGCCTGCTCGAAGCCATCAAGGGCACCGATATCAAGATCGTGGCCGAAGATGCCGGTCTCTGGTCGTATGATTACGGCCACAAGGTTTGCGAGACCTTCTATCTCGAAAACCCGAAGGTCGACGGCATCTGGTCATCGGGCGCCGACATGAGCCGCGCCTGCATGGATGTCTTCCAGCAATATGGCGCGAAGGTTCCGCCGATCACCGGTGAGGTGAACAACGGATTTCTCCAGAAATGGATCGACAGCGGGGTTGATGCCATCGCCACCGAATACGGGCCGGAACAAGGGGCCGCAGCTGTTCGCGCTGCCGTCGCGCTGCTCGATGGCAAAGCCATTCACAAACGCTATGTCTATGAGCCCGACGGCTGGGACATCCAGAAGGCAAAGGCGAATTACCGCGCTGACCTGTCGGAGAAGTTCTGGATGCCAAGCAGCCTGACCGACACCGATCTTAAGGCCCTGTACGGCAAGTAA
- the traF gene encoding conjugative transfer signal peptidase TraF produces MTAAARARQAITAQQRRAAVILSATTLAAIVLVATALAGGYRINLTPSEPLGLWRIVPLGRPVAVSDLVFVCPPATAEMREARARDYLRSGSCPGGVAPLIKTVIAVAGQHVEIGASVIVDGRVVASSSLAPRDGKGRPLAPFPSGIVPPGHLFLHSAFPGSFDSRYFGPVPASGILGLAQEILTYAP; encoded by the coding sequence ATGACGGCGGCAGCTAGAGCGCGCCAGGCGATAACCGCGCAACAACGACGAGCGGCCGTGATCCTCTCGGCCACGACGTTGGCCGCTATCGTGCTGGTGGCGACTGCCCTCGCCGGCGGTTATCGCATCAATCTGACCCCGAGCGAGCCACTCGGCCTGTGGCGTATCGTTCCGCTCGGTCGCCCCGTTGCTGTCAGTGACCTAGTGTTCGTTTGCCCACCGGCAACCGCGGAAATGCGGGAGGCGCGAGCGCGCGACTATCTCCGTTCCGGTTCCTGCCCGGGTGGCGTCGCCCCGTTGATCAAGACGGTGATCGCCGTCGCAGGCCAGCATGTCGAAATCGGCGCCAGCGTGATTGTCGATGGGCGGGTGGTTGCCTCTTCCAGCCTCGCGCCACGAGACGGAAAGGGGCGGCCGCTGGCGCCGTTTCCGAGTGGCATCGTTCCGCCAGGACATCTCTTCCTGCATTCGGCGTTCCCGGGCTCCTTCGACTCCCGGTACTTCGGTCCGGTGCCCGCTTCAGGCATTCTCGGCCTAGCGCAGGAGATCCTCACCTATGCGCCGTGA
- a CDS encoding methyl-accepting chemotaxis protein encodes MTPATAKSNDRRNFGIAGRLTAAFVGIAALAAIAGASSSWYSMKSSGIVKELGDRTLPTVTESLAFAQESAILLAEAPNLVYEPDLASLDASSKRLEAILAGQSGRLTALRDLGVAPELLDSVEKTSQSLEPKLNQLTAISSDRIKAKFRMQEGVARALSRYKSLASMLRNAQVGAVDSSIERSRALTDLQMAAAEISTLISAIPDASDTELAAVKDQYDATGKEIDSILARLKASGGSAAMQQLVTALQNEGGGPEGLFALRSAQAKVNGQIADMLNDLTVTSIILGVDVKLIAAKEKQAARNAAELSRGMTQQTVAVNAATSFLVIAAALAALFYVRRFVTRRLIRLATVMGRIASGDHSTQVPMSGRDEITDMAGAVEVFRANAVANIRLEQEAEEQRNLTEDDRRRKAESDRLRAEAMAQATQGLGKGLKHLSAGDLTFRLSEPFADEFETLRADFNGAAGQLAETLRSVADAANAIDSGSREVSISADDLSKRTEQQAASLEETAAALDQITVNVANSSKRADEARRIAAQANTSASQSGQVVASAVDAMEKIEQSSKQVSNIIGVIDEIAFQTNLLALNAGVEAARAGEAGKGFAVVAQEVRELAQRSAKAAREIKELIRNSSVEVENGVKLVSETGTALKTIEGYIVTVNQHMDSIATSAREQSVGLAEVNTAVNQMDQVTQQNAAMVEESNAASATLAGEAGRLRDLISQFQFGEAMRRPASLTEASPSSRPVASPARRIVGAVAKAFSGNAAVKQTWEEF; translated from the coding sequence ATGACACCAGCAACAGCGAAATCCAACGACCGACGTAATTTCGGGATCGCCGGACGCTTGACGGCGGCATTTGTCGGCATTGCTGCCCTCGCCGCCATCGCCGGCGCCTCCTCGTCCTGGTATTCGATGAAAAGTTCCGGCATCGTCAAGGAACTCGGCGATCGAACCCTCCCAACCGTCACCGAATCCCTCGCCTTCGCGCAAGAAAGCGCCATCCTTCTCGCAGAGGCGCCCAATCTCGTCTATGAGCCGGATCTCGCTTCGCTCGACGCAAGTTCGAAGCGCCTGGAAGCCATCCTCGCCGGTCAAAGCGGTCGACTGACGGCTTTGCGCGACCTTGGCGTGGCGCCGGAACTGCTCGATTCGGTCGAGAAGACGAGCCAAAGCCTCGAACCAAAGCTCAATCAGCTGACAGCCATATCTTCCGACCGGATCAAGGCGAAATTCCGCATGCAGGAGGGCGTGGCTCGCGCTCTGTCCCGTTACAAGTCCCTGGCGTCAATGCTCCGCAACGCGCAGGTCGGAGCGGTGGACAGCAGTATCGAGCGATCGCGTGCCCTGACCGATCTCCAGATGGCGGCCGCCGAGATATCGACACTGATATCGGCGATACCGGATGCGTCAGACACCGAACTGGCCGCAGTCAAGGATCAATATGATGCGACTGGCAAGGAGATTGACAGCATCCTCGCGCGGCTGAAAGCTTCAGGCGGTAGTGCTGCGATGCAACAGCTTGTCACGGCTCTCCAGAATGAGGGTGGAGGTCCTGAAGGCCTGTTTGCGCTTCGATCCGCCCAGGCCAAGGTCAACGGTCAGATCGCAGATATGCTGAATGATCTGACGGTGACCTCCATCATCCTTGGCGTCGACGTCAAATTGATCGCGGCGAAGGAAAAGCAGGCCGCCCGAAATGCTGCGGAATTGTCTCGGGGGATGACCCAGCAGACTGTCGCCGTCAATGCGGCAACGAGCTTTCTGGTGATTGCAGCCGCGCTTGCCGCCCTGTTCTACGTCCGGCGTTTCGTGACGCGGCGGCTGATCAGGCTTGCGACGGTCATGGGCCGTATCGCCTCCGGTGATCATTCCACTCAGGTTCCCATGTCCGGTCGCGACGAGATAACGGACATGGCCGGCGCTGTCGAAGTGTTCCGCGCCAATGCGGTCGCCAATATTCGCCTCGAGCAGGAAGCGGAAGAACAGCGAAACCTGACGGAAGACGATCGTCGCCGTAAGGCTGAAAGCGATCGCCTCCGGGCAGAAGCCATGGCCCAAGCCACCCAAGGTCTCGGCAAAGGGCTCAAGCACCTTTCTGCGGGTGATTTGACGTTCCGTCTCTCCGAGCCCTTCGCGGATGAATTCGAGACGCTGCGCGCCGATTTCAATGGCGCGGCCGGCCAGCTTGCCGAGACGCTGCGCTCCGTCGCCGACGCGGCCAACGCCATCGATAGCGGCAGCCGCGAGGTTAGCATCAGCGCCGATGATCTCTCCAAGCGCACCGAGCAGCAGGCCGCGTCGCTGGAAGAAACGGCGGCGGCGCTCGACCAGATCACCGTGAATGTCGCCAATTCTTCCAAGCGGGCCGACGAAGCCCGCAGGATCGCCGCCCAGGCCAATACCAGTGCCTCCCAATCCGGCCAAGTGGTGGCGAGTGCTGTCGACGCCATGGAGAAGATCGAGCAATCGTCGAAGCAGGTCTCCAACATCATCGGCGTCATCGACGAAATCGCGTTCCAGACCAATCTACTTGCGCTCAATGCCGGCGTCGAAGCGGCCCGTGCCGGCGAGGCCGGCAAAGGCTTCGCGGTTGTTGCACAGGAAGTGCGTGAACTCGCGCAACGCTCCGCCAAGGCCGCCAGAGAGATCAAGGAGCTGATCCGCAACTCCTCCGTCGAGGTGGAGAATGGCGTGAAGCTCGTCAGCGAGACCGGGACTGCCCTGAAAACCATCGAGGGCTACATCGTCACCGTCAACCAGCATATGGACTCGATCGCGACATCGGCCCGGGAACAATCGGTCGGTCTCGCGGAGGTGAATACCGCCGTCAACCAGATGGATCAGGTCACGCAGCAGAATGCGGCCATGGTCGAGGAGAGCAATGCGGCGAGCGCGACCCTTGCCGGTGAAGCAGGACGGCTTCGCGACCTGATCAGCCAGTTCCAGTTTGGCGAAGCCATGCGCCGGCCGGCGTCCCTCACCGAGGCGAGCCCATCCAGCCGGCCGGTCGCATCGCCCGCGCGCCGGATCGTCGGCGCCGTCGCCAAGGCCTTTTCCGGCAACGCCGCCGTCAAGCAGACCTGGGAAGAGTTCTGA
- the traA gene encoding Ti-type conjugative transfer relaxase TraA: MAVPHFSVSVVARGSGRSAVLSAAYRHCAKMEYEREARTIDYTRKLGLLHEEFVIPADSPEWVRSMIADRSVAGASEAFWNKVEAFEKRSDAQLAKDVTIALPLELTSEQNIALMRDFVERHITAKGMVADWVYHDAPGNPHVHLMTTLRPLTEDGFGSKKVAVLGRDGKPIRNDAGKIVYDLWAGSTEDFNAFRDGWFACQNKHLALAGLDIRIDGRSFEKQGIDLEPTIHLGVGAKAIERKAEQSDGKQETAPPKLERIELQEARRSENARRIQRRPEIVLELITREKSVFDERDVAKVLYRYIDDARLFQSLMVRILQSPEALRLERERMNLATGVRELAKYTTREMIRLEAEMANRAIWLSARASHGVREAVLQATFARHSRLSDEQRTAIEHVAGGERIAAVIGRAGAGKTTMMKAAREAWEAAGYRVVGIALAGKAAEGLEKEAGIPSRTLSSWELRWNQGRNQLDNKTVIVLDEAGMVSSRQMALLVETVTKAGAKLVLVGDPEQLQPIEAGAAFRAIAARIGYAELETIYRQRQQWMRDASLDLARGNIRKAVDAYTAHGRMIGLRLKDEAVESLIAAWDRDYDPSKTSLILAHLRRDVRMLNDMARAKLVERGVVAEGFAFKTEDGHRKFAPGDQIVFLKNEGSLGVKNGMLAKVLKAAPGRVVAEVGEGEHRRQVTIEQRFYNNLDHGYATTIHKSQGATVDRVKVLASLSLDRHLTYVAMTRHREDLAVYYGSRSFAKSGGLIPILSRRNAKETTLDYEQASFYRQALRFAEARGLHLMNVARAVARDRLEWTIRQKQKLVGLGARLAAIATKLGFVGNFKNSPIQNPIKEAKPMVSGITTFPKSFEQAVEDKLAADPGLKKQWEDVSTRFHLVYAQPEAAFKAINVDAMVKDQSVAKSTLAKVADAPESFGTLKGKPGLLASRAEKQDREKAIANVPALGRNLERYLRERAEAELKHETEERAVRLKVSVDIPALSPAAKQMLERVRDAIDRNDLPAGLEYALADKMVKAELEGFAKAVSERFGERTFLPLAAKDTNGKAFETVTAGMTAGQKAEVQSAWNSMRTVQQLAAHERTTEALKQAETLRQTKSQGLSLK; the protein is encoded by the coding sequence GTGGCCGTCCCCCATTTCTCCGTCAGCGTCGTCGCCCGCGGCTCCGGCCGCAGCGCTGTCCTGTCGGCGGCCTACCGGCACTGCGCGAAAATGGAATACGAGCGGGAAGCGCGAACGATCGATTACACCCGCAAGCTGGGGCTGTTGCACGAAGAGTTTGTGATTCCGGCAGACTCGCCCGAATGGGTGCGCAGCATGATTGCAGATCGCTCAGTCGCGGGAGCATCCGAAGCCTTCTGGAACAAGGTGGAGGCATTCGAGAAGCGATCCGATGCGCAGCTCGCCAAGGATGTCACCATTGCCCTGCCGCTCGAGCTGACATCCGAGCAGAATATCGCTCTCATGCGCGACTTTGTGGAGAGGCACATCACGGCGAAGGGGATGGTCGCCGACTGGGTCTATCACGACGCCCCCGGCAATCCGCATGTCCACCTGATGACGACATTGCGGCCGCTCACCGAAGATGGGTTCGGTTCGAAGAAGGTCGCTGTGCTCGGTCGGGACGGCAAACCGATCCGCAATGATGCAGGCAAGATCGTCTATGACCTGTGGGCCGGTAGCACTGAGGACTTCAACGCTTTCCGCGACGGCTGGTTTGCCTGCCAGAACAAACATCTGGCGCTCGCCGGCCTCGATATTCGCATCGATGGCCGCTCCTTCGAAAAGCAGGGTATCGACCTCGAGCCGACCATTCACCTCGGCGTCGGCGCCAAAGCCATCGAGCGCAAGGCCGAGCAATCCGACGGGAAGCAGGAGACCGCGCCTCCCAAACTCGAACGCATCGAGCTTCAGGAAGCTCGTCGTAGCGAGAATGCACGCCGCATCCAGCGCCGCCCCGAGATCGTGCTTGAGCTGATCACGCGGGAGAAGAGCGTCTTCGACGAACGTGATGTTGCGAAGGTGTTGTATCGCTATATCGACGATGCCCGTCTCTTCCAAAGCCTGATGGTGAGGATTCTGCAGAGCCCGGAAGCGCTCAGGCTCGAGCGCGAGCGAATGAATCTTGCGACCGGGGTCCGAGAGCTGGCGAAATACACGACCCGGGAGATGATCCGGCTTGAAGCCGAGATGGCCAACCGCGCTATCTGGCTTTCCGCTCGCGCCTCCCATGGTGTCCGTGAGGCGGTGCTGCAGGCGACCTTTGCACGCCATTCTCGTCTATCGGATGAGCAGCGGACGGCGATCGAACATGTCGCCGGCGGAGAGAGGATCGCCGCCGTGATTGGTCGTGCCGGCGCCGGCAAGACGACGATGATGAAGGCTGCCCGTGAGGCGTGGGAAGCAGCCGGCTATCGTGTGGTCGGCATAGCACTGGCCGGCAAAGCAGCCGAGGGATTGGAGAAGGAAGCGGGCATCCCATCGCGCACGCTGTCGTCGTGGGAGCTTCGCTGGAACCAGGGTCGCAACCAGCTCGACAACAAGACTGTCATCGTACTCGACGAGGCCGGCATGGTGTCGTCACGGCAGATGGCGCTGTTGGTCGAGACGGTGACCAAGGCCGGCGCCAAACTTGTCCTCGTCGGCGATCCCGAACAACTCCAGCCGATCGAAGCGGGTGCCGCCTTTCGCGCCATTGCCGCTCGCATCGGCTATGCCGAACTCGAAACGATCTACCGTCAGCGCCAGCAATGGATGCGCGATGCCTCGCTCGATCTCGCTCGTGGCAATATCCGCAAGGCTGTCGACGCCTATACCGCTCATGGTCGAATGATTGGCTTGAGACTGAAGGACGAGGCGGTCGAGAGCCTGATCGCAGCGTGGGACCGCGACTACGACCCCTCGAAGACCAGCCTGATCCTCGCGCACCTTCGCCGTGATGTGCGAATGCTCAACGATATGGCGCGCGCCAAGTTGGTCGAACGCGGTGTCGTCGCAGAAGGATTTGCATTCAAGACGGAGGACGGACACCGCAAATTTGCGCCGGGAGATCAGATCGTGTTCCTCAAGAACGAGGGCAGCCTCGGCGTTAAGAACGGCATGCTCGCAAAGGTGCTCAAAGCCGCTCCTGGCCGGGTCGTCGCCGAGGTTGGTGAAGGAGAGCACCGCCGTCAGGTTACTATCGAGCAGCGCTTCTACAACAATCTCGATCACGGTTATGCCACGACGATCCACAAGAGCCAGGGGGCGACCGTCGACCGGGTGAAGGTGCTTGCGTCACTGTCGCTCGACCGGCATCTGACCTACGTCGCGATGACCCGCCATCGTGAAGATCTCGCCGTCTACTACGGCAGTCGCTCCTTCGCGAAATCCGGCGGCCTCATCCCGATCCTATCGCGCCGAAACGCCAAGGAGACGACCCTCGATTACGAGCAGGCGTCGTTCTATCGCCAGGCGCTGCGCTTCGCGGAAGCCCGGGGCCTGCACCTCATGAATGTCGCCCGGGCGGTCGCGCGCGATCGCCTGGAATGGACCATTCGGCAGAAACAGAAGCTGGTCGGCCTCGGCGCCCGTCTTGCCGCAATTGCAACGAAACTCGGTTTCGTCGGCAACTTCAAAAACTCCCCAATCCAGAACCCGATCAAGGAGGCCAAGCCCATGGTGTCAGGCATCACCACCTTCCCTAAATCGTTCGAGCAGGCTGTCGAGGACAAGCTCGCCGCCGACCCCGGCCTCAAGAAACAATGGGAGGACGTCTCGACCCGCTTCCACCTCGTCTACGCGCAGCCGGAGGCTGCCTTCAAGGCAATCAATGTCGACGCGATGGTCAAGGACCAATCGGTCGCGAAGTCCACTCTCGCGAAGGTCGCCGACGCCCCCGAAAGTTTCGGTACGCTAAAGGGCAAGCCCGGTCTTCTTGCCAGCCGTGCCGAGAAGCAGGACCGGGAAAAAGCCATCGCCAATGTCCCGGCACTTGGCCGCAATCTTGAACGCTATCTTCGTGAGCGGGCCGAGGCCGAATTGAAGCATGAGACGGAGGAGCGCGCGGTCCGGCTCAAGGTTTCGGTCGACATCCCTGCGCTCTCGCCAGCGGCCAAGCAGATGCTCGAACGCGTCCGCGATGCCATCGATCGCAACGATCTCCCTGCCGGCCTTGAATATGCGTTGGCCGACAAAATGGTGAAAGCTGAACTCGAAGGTTTCGCGAAGGCTGTGTCCGAGCGTTTCGGAGAACGGACCTTCCTGCCTCTCGCCGCGAAAGACACCAACGGCAAGGCCTTCGAGACCGTTACAGCGGGCATGACGGCTGGCCAGAAGGCTGAGGTCCAGTCTGCGTGGAATTCCATGCGGACGGTCCAGCAGCTTGCCGCTCATGAACGAACGACGGAGGCGCTTAAGCAGGCTGAGACACTGCGCCAGACGAAGAGCCAAGGGCTCTCCCTGAAATGA
- the traD gene encoding type IV conjugative transfer system coupling protein TraD produces MARTMTSDARKKETREKIELGGLIVKAGLRYEKRALLLGALIDVARRIKGDEGERSRLTAIGAEAFGNDDQ; encoded by the coding sequence ATGGCGAGGACGATGACATCCGACGCCCGCAAGAAGGAAACGCGGGAAAAGATCGAGCTCGGCGGCCTGATCGTCAAGGCCGGGCTGCGTTACGAGAAGCGCGCGCTGTTGCTGGGCGCGCTGATCGATGTCGCCCGCCGAATCAAGGGTGATGAGGGCGAGCGATCCAGGCTCACGGCAATCGGCGCGGAGGCCTTTGGCAATGACGATCAATAG
- a CDS encoding thermonuclease family protein has product MAAAFVKAPAQDSQSASFVICGDSHRTNCVVDGDTFWFEGKKIRIADIDTPELSPPRCEAERIKGEAAKSRLLTLLNAGKFSLSAGFRDEDKYGRKLRTVSRAGNSLGDVLIKEGLARPWDGARHGWCQGK; this is encoded by the coding sequence ATCGCTGCGGCTTTCGTCAAAGCGCCTGCGCAAGACAGCCAATCGGCGTCGTTCGTGATCTGCGGCGACAGCCATCGCACGAACTGCGTCGTCGACGGCGACACCTTCTGGTTCGAGGGCAAGAAAATCCGCATCGCCGACATCGATACGCCCGAACTCAGCCCGCCCCGCTGCGAAGCTGAACGGATCAAAGGTGAAGCGGCAAAGTCGCGACTACTAACGCTGCTCAACGCCGGAAAGTTTTCGCTGTCGGCCGGCTTCCGCGACGAGGACAAGTATGGACGTAAACTTCGAACCGTATCGCGTGCGGGCAATTCTCTGGGCGATGTTTTGATCAAGGAAGGCCTTGCCCGGCCATGGGATGGCGCGCGACATGGCTGGTGCCAGGGGAAATGA
- the traC gene encoding conjugal transfer protein TraC, whose translation MKKPASKIRDEIAKLQEQLKVAETREAERIGRIALKAGLGEIEIEEGELQAAFEEVATRFRGGQGGGKGATNGGKKGAGDSSGATSTPADSSGAGAGSTGEA comes from the coding sequence ATGAAAAAACCTGCCTCGAAAATCCGCGACGAAATCGCCAAGTTGCAGGAGCAGCTCAAGGTCGCCGAGACAAGAGAAGCCGAGCGGATCGGCCGGATCGCGCTCAAGGCCGGCCTTGGCGAGATCGAGATTGAGGAAGGGGAGCTGCAGGCCGCTTTCGAGGAAGTGGCGACGCGGTTTCGCGGAGGCCAAGGGGGAGGGAAGGGCGCTACGAACGGAGGGAAAAAGGGTGCCGGCGATAGCAGCGGCGCAACGTCGACGCCGGCGGACTCCTCTGGTGCGGGCGCGGGCAGCACTGGCGAGGCTTGA